The Methanococcoides sp. LMO-2 region ACAATTCTATGATGATCCCGAAAAAGGACCTATAGAAAATGGAAATGTAGTTGGCGGGTACCCCCGGCAACTTATCCCGGTGCTTACCCAAAAGTCCAACTACATATATATATTTTGTGTTTTGCGTCCTTAGAATTGGGACACAAATGTCCTTGCCTGCCATAATGCAATCAATGCAATAACAACGATTGCAACCATCCAGGTGTATTCTGCTGCCGGTATAGGGGCCATGGTCATATCGAAACCTTCGCCATAGTAACCTACCATAAAGTCATTCATTGCTCCCATAATCAAACCTCCTTATACGTACTCCAGGCATGCATCGGATGCACGAACCTTTCCGAAGTCAGTGATCACATATTTGTGCAAGAGGAAGCCTTTCTTGTATACGCCATCCTCATCAACCTTTGACTCTACAGACTTGAGCATACCACCTGAAGCAAGCTCAAGGATATCGAAGTTGATCGAATCCCTACCGAAATTGCTGTTCATGTTGTACTCTTTCTGGACCTGTGTGACTATCTCATTGTTCCAGTGCTCTTTCTCATCAGAGAATAGCTCAAGTAACCTAAATTTAATTGGACGTTGTGCCATTTCACTCACCTCTCAGAGATTCTGCTTCACCTGTTTCTTCAGAGATCATTACAAAGCTACCGAGGACACAAAGTGCACCACCGACAAGTACTGTCCATGCTGGAACCTGTGCAAGGAACAGGTACATGAAGATCACAGCACAAAGACCGTACAGGTTACCAATACCCTGACCTCTTCCGACACCAATGAGTGGGAATGACTTGTACCAGGAGACATAACAGTAACCAAATGTGATACCTGCGAATCCAAGTACCAGTATTGACAGTGGGTTGAATGCCTGAATTGCATACTCAAAGATTGGATATCCAGCAAGTGCGACTGCAGGTACAAGGATGATCCACCAGATAAGGTTCTCACCAAGGAATCTGATTGTAATACCTACATCAGGCTCTGCAATGTCAAGACCCTTACCAGCAATTGCGCCTTCAATACCCCATCCGAGTGCAGCCATCAGACCACCGACGTATCCAATATAGTTGATACTACCAGCGGAAATCTCAGCGATTGCTCCACCGACGAAGATGGTTAGACCACCAATAATGATAACAAAGATACCTGCCCAGGCTCTCTTGGAGATCTGTTCACCATACCATTGTCTTGCAAGGATGGAACCGATCACAGGGTACAACAAAGCAGCGACTGCTGCGAATCCTGCTCCAATGAATCCAATAGCGATGAATGAACCAAGGATAGCCATAGGTCCACCGAAGATTGATGCAAGGAAGAACCACTTACTGCATGGGTGGAATTCTTTCAATGTCCTTGACATTTCGCCGAACTTACCGAGCACACCATTCCATAACAGAAGTGCAAGGATAACAGTTAACGCATTGAATGCGGAAATAAGGACAGCGACCACAAGCGTTGCAGCGGTACCGTTTTCATATGTTCCTGCGCCTGTAGGATCAGCGATGTTGATCCACATTGCATCGAATGGAGGTAATGCCCAGATAATTGTACCTGGAATATACCAAATACCCCATAGGATTGCACAGAAAAGGGCCCACATATAACCCTTGTTCATCTTTCTTTTATTTTCTAGTTTCTTTAACTCTCTTATGTCCAAATTAACTCCTCCTCCAACTCTTTTATAATGATAATAATTGACACAAGTAATATTCTATACGACTCCAATTTACTTAAAGAAGTACAGTGAAGGGTTCTTACGAACACTCCACTGTTCTTCCAAAGCAGATTTACTCAGCAGCTGCGTTGCATTTAACGACAGCGTCTGTTGCGTTCTCAGCGTAGATGTCTGCGCCGATCTTGTCTGCCCAGTCCTGGGTAACAGGTGCGCCACCGACCATTGTCTTTACGGTGTCACGTACACCAGCTTCCTTGAGCTGCTCTTCGACCTGCATCTGAAGGACCATTGTGGTGGTCATGAGTGCGGAAGAACCGATCACGAGTGGCTTGTGTTCCTTGACTGCATCGACGTATGTACCGATTGCAACATCTCTTCCGAGGTCAACGACCTTGAATCCAGCGATCTTGAGCATTGTTGCGACAATGTCCTTACCGATGGAGTGGATGTCACCCTCGATGGTACCGATGACGATTGTTCCCTTGTTCTTAGCCTCTGCTCCCTGTGCCTCAAGGACAGGGGTAAGGACTGCTACACCAGCGCTCATTGCTTCGGATGCTGCAATGACGTGTGGAAGGAAAAGTGTACCCTGCTCGAACTGGTCACCGACTTCGTTCATACCTGCGGTAAGACCATCCTGAATAAGGGATACTACATCGACACCTGCATCGACTGCTTCTTCACAAATCTCTTCTACTGCCTCGTCATCGAAATCCATGACAGCAGCTTTTGCTTTTGCGTTAATTTCATCCTGTGATACCATTTTTAAAACTCCTTTATTTTTGTAAATTATTGTTGAACAATTTACATGCTGGCTCTGAAGTCAGCATCTGCCTTGTCAACGATTGCCTGCATGTCCTTTAAGAGGTCAGCTGCAATTGGCTTTACCTCGTGGTTCTTCATGATGTCGACATACTTCTCGTGTGCGACGGTTGCGATATCCTTGGAACCTGCTGCTTCCCAGTCTCCGAACATGTCCCTGTCGAAGATGTCTGGAGCGGATACAATACCGATGTTGTTCCTGGTTTCCTTGTGTGCAAGGAAGTTGTTACCGATTCCTACCTTCTGGATAGATGGTACACCAAGGGTCTGGTCGGTTACTGGGACACCACGCATTGCGGACTTTGTCATCTTGATGATGTCGTTATCGATGATGAACTGCTCCTGGGAGAAGGTCATACCGAGCTCAAGCATTCCACCACCATAGAGGGTGTTACATCCTGCGAATGCTGGAAGAAGTGTGGTCATTGTCTTCTCGTGACCTGCCTGTCCGTCTGGGACTTTAGCATCTGCCTAGGTACCTGCAACATAGGTTGGAAGGCCATAGAACTGACCCATCTTACCGACTGCAGCGCTGATAAGACCGAGTTCTGGTGCACCGACTGGAGCGGTTCCCTTTCTCAGGTCGAAGGTTGTGGTTGAGCTACCGTAGAATACTGCTGCACCTGGCTGGACGAGCTGTGCAAGTACGATACCTGCAAGGATCTCAGCGTTGTGTGTAACGAGTGTACCTGCCCTGAATACTGGGGAGGATCCACCGGACATTGCCATACTGAGTACGTTTACTGGCATACCGAATTTAGCACCCTTGATGATGACCTGACATGCGTTGACACTGAGCTCGAGTGGGCTGGTTGGGCAGAGAAGCATGGAGAAGATTGGCTTCTTGCGAGCTTCCTCGGAGTCGCCACCGTAGTATGCGTCGACAATTCCCTTGTAGTACTCGACGTTCTCACCGACAGGGTCGATGTGGTGGAAGTGTTTTGTTGTGTTTGCGAGAGGTGTGAGTGTCTCGTGGACATCCTGCATACCCTTGCCTGCCCAGTCCCTTGCGGAAACGGTAAGTGAGAAGTAGCTGAAACCGTCGAGGTAGTCACAGACCTTTGCGGTATCTGCAATATCCTGCTCAACAGA contains the following coding sequences:
- a CDS encoding methyltransferase cognate corrinoid protein, with protein sequence MVSQDEINAKAKAAVMDFDDEAVEEICEEAVDAGVDVVSLIQDGLTAGMNEVGDQFEQGTLFLPHVIAASEAMSAGVAVLTPVLEAQGAEAKNKGTIVIGTIEGDIHSIGKDIVATMLKIAGFKVVDLGRDVAIGTYVDAVKEHKPLVIGSSALMTTTMVLQMQVEEQLKEAGVRDTVKTMVGGAPVTQDWADKIGADIYAENATDAVVKCNAAAE
- a CDS encoding DMT family transporter, whose protein sequence is MDIRELKKLENKRKMNKGYMWALFCAILWGIWYIPGTIIWALPPFDAMWINIADPTGAGTYENGTAATLVVAVLISAFNALTVILALLLWNGVLGKFGEMSRTLKEFHPCSKWFFLASIFGGPMAILGSFIAIGFIGAGFAAVAALLYPVIGSILARQWYGEQISKRAWAGIFVIIIGGLTIFVGGAIAEISAGSINYIGYVGGLMAALGWGIEGAIAGKGLDIAEPDVGITIRFLGENLIWWIILVPAVALAGYPIFEYAIQAFNPLSILVLGFAGITFGYCYVSWYKSFPLIGVGRGQGIGNLYGLCAVIFMYLFLAQVPAWTVLVGGALCVLGSFVMISEETGEAESLRGE